The Balaenoptera acutorostrata chromosome 15, mBalAcu1.1, whole genome shotgun sequence genome contains a region encoding:
- the VGF gene encoding neurosecretory protein VGF, protein MKSLRLPAPVLLCFLLLTKGLGAAPPGHPEAQPPPPSSEHEEPVAGDAVLGPKGVSAPEVRAARNSEPQDEGELFQGVDPRALAAVLLQALDRPASPPAPGGSQQRPEEEAAEALLTETVRSQTHSLPAPETQAPAAPPRPQTQENGPEAADPSEELEALASLLQELRDFSPSSAKRQQETAAAETETRTHTLTRVNLESPGPERVWRASWGEFQARVPERAALPPPAPPQFQARMPESGHLPEAHQFGEGVSSPKTHLGEALAPLSKAYQGLGAPFTKARRPETSLLGGSEAGERLLQQGLAQVEAGRRQAEATRQAAAQEERLADLASDLLLQYLLQGGARQRGLGGRGLQEEAEQERRGGEERVGEEDEEAAEAEAEAEEAERARQNALLFAEEEDGEAGAEDKRSQEETPGHRRKEAEGAEEGGEEDDDDEEMDPQTIDSLIELSTKLHLPADDVVSIIEEVEEKRKRKKNAPPEPVPPPRAAPVPTHARSPQPQPLSPAPARDELPDWNEVLPPWDREEDEVFPPGPYHPFPNYIRPRTLQPPAASRRRHYHHALPPSSHYPDREAQARRAQEQAEAEERRLQEQEELENYIEHVLLRRP, encoded by the coding sequence ATGAAATCGCTCAGGTTGCCGGCTCCTGtcctcctctgcttccttctACTGACCAAGGGGTTGGGAGCAGCGCCCCCGGGGCACCCTGAGGCTCAGCCACCTCCCCCCAGCTCTGAGCATGAAGAGCCGGTAGCTGGGGACGCAGTGCTCGGGCCGAAGGGTGTTAGCGCCCCAGAGGTCCGAGCCGCTAGAAATTCAGAGCCGCAGGACGAGGGAGAGCTTTTCCAGGGCGTGGATCCCCGGGCGCTGGCCGCGGTGCTGCTGCAGGCACTCGACCGCCCGGCCTCGCCCCCAGCGCCTGGCGGCTCCCAGCAGCGGccagaggaagaagcagcagAAGCTCTGCTGACCGAGACCGTGCGCAGCCAGACCCACAGTCTCCCAGCGCCAGAGACCCAGGCGCCCGCGGCCCCGCCTCGCCCTCAGACTCAGGAGAATGGTCCCGAGGCGGCCGACCCCTCCGAGGAGCTCGAGGCGCTAGCTTCCCTGCTTCAGGAACTGCGAGATTTCAGTCCGAGCAGTGCCAAGCGCCAGCAAGAGACGGCGGCAGCAGAGACGGAAACCCGCACGCACACGCTGACCCGAGTCAACCTGGAGAGCCCCGGGCCGGAGCGCGTGTGGCGGGCTTCCTGGGGAGAGTTCCAGGCGCGCGTCCCGGAGCGCGCGGCCCTGCCGCCGCCTGCTCCCCCGCAATTCCAGGCGCGTATGCCCGAGAGCGGGCACCTCCCCGAAGCCCACCAGTTCGGGGAAGGAGTGTCCTCCCCCAAAACACACCTAGGTGAGGCATTGGCACCCTTGTCCAAGGCGTACCAAGGCCTGGGCGCTCCCTTTACCAAGGCGCGCCGGCCGGAGACCTCACTCCTGGGCGGCTCTGAGGCGGGAGAGCGCCTTCTACAGCAAGGGCTGGCGCAGGTGGAAGCTGGGAGGCGGCAGGCGGAGGCCACACGGCAGGCCGCGGCCCAGGAAGAGCGGCTGGCCGACCTCGCCTCCGACCTGCTGCTCCAGTATTTGCTGCAGGGCGGGGCTCGGCAGCGCGGCCTTGGGGGTCGGGGGCTGCAGGAGGAGGCGGAGCAGGAGAGACGCGgcggggaggagagggtgggggaagaggatgaggaggcggcggaggcggaggcggaggcggaggaGGCGGAGAGGGCGCGACAGAACGCTTTACTGTTCGCTGAGGAGGAAGACGGGGAAGCCGGAGCCGAAGACAAGCGCTCCCAGGAGGAGACGCCCGGCCACCGACGAAAGGAGGCcgagggggcagaggagggcggggaggaggaCGACGACGACGAAGAGATGGACCCGCAGACAATCGATAGCCTCATTGAGCTGTCCACCAAACTCCACCTGCCAGCGGACGACGTGGTCAGCATCATCGAGGAGGTGGAAGAGAAGCGGAAGCGGAAGAAGAACGCCCCTCCCGAGCCTGTGCCGCCCCCCCGGGCCGCCCCCGTCCCCACTCACGCCCGCTCcccgcagccccagcccctctcccccgcCCCGGCTCGGGACGAGCTGCCCGACTGGAACGAGGTGCTCCCGCCCTGGGATCGGGAGGAGGACGAGGTGTTTCCCCCGGGGCCCTACCACCCTTTTCCCAACTACATCCGGCCGCGAACACTGCAGCCACCCGCTGCCTCGCGCCGCCGCCACTACCACCACGCCCTGCCGCCTTCGAGCCACTATCCCGACAGGGAGGCCCAGGCGCGGCGCGCTCAGGAGCAGGCGGAGGCAGAGGAGCGCCGGCTGCAGGAGCAGGAGGAGCTGGAGAATTACATCGAGCACGTGCTGCTCAGGCGCCCGTGa
- the SERPINE1 gene encoding plasminogen activator inhibitor 1, whose protein sequence is MQMSPVFACLALGLALIFGEGSASYNYQSPAAHLATDFGVKVFQQVVQASKDLNVVFSPYGVASVMAMLQLTTGGETQRQIQEAMQFKIDEKGMAPALRRLYKELMGPWNKDEISTADAIFVQRDLKLVQGFMPHFFRLFRTTVKQVDFSEIERARFIVNDWVKRHTKGMISDLLGEGAVDQLTRLVLVNALYFNGQWKMPFLESSTHHRLFHKSDGSTVSVPMMAQTNKFNYTEFTTPDGHYYDILELPYHGDTLSMFIAAPYEKEVPLSALTNILDAQLISQWRGNMTRLTRLLVLPKFSLESEVDLRRPLENLGMIDMFRPNQADFSRLSDQELLYVSQALQKVKIEVNESGTVASSSTALIVSARMAPEEIIMDRPFLFVVRHNPTGTVLFMGQVMEP, encoded by the exons GCCTCCTACAATTACCAGTCTCCGGCGGCCCACCTGGCCACAGACTTTGGAGTGAAAGTGTTTCAGCAGGTGGTGCAGGCCTCCAAGGACCTCAACGTGGTTTTCTCACCCTATGGGGTAGCTTCAGTCATGGCCATGTTACAGCTGACCACAGGAGGAGAAACCCAGCGGCAGATCCAAGAGGCAATGCAATTCAAGATTGATG AGAAGGGCATGGCCCCTGCCCTCCGTCGACTGTACAAGGAGCTCATGGGGCCATGGAATAAGGATGAGATCAGCACGGCTGATGCCATCTTTGTGCAGCGGGATCTGAAGCTGGTCCAGGGTTTCATGCCCCACTTCTTCAGGCTGTTCCGGACCACAGTCAAGCAGGTGGACTTCTCAGAGATAGAGAGAGCCAGGTTCATCGTCAACGACTGGGTGAAAAGACACACAAAAG GCATGATCAGCGACTTACTTGGCGAAGGGGCTGTGGACCAGCTGACACGCCTGGTGCTGGTAAACGCCCTCTACTTCAATGGCCAGTGGAAGATGCCTTTTCTAGAGTCGAGCACCCACCACCGCCTCTTCCACAAGTCCGATGGCAGCACTGTCTCTGTGCCCATGATGGCTCAGACCAACAAGTTCAACTACA CTGAGTTCACCACCCCCGATGGCCATTACTACGACATCCTGGAGTTGCCCTACCACGGGGACACTCTCAGCATGTTCATTGCTGCCCCCTATGAAAAAGAGGTGCCTCTCTCTGCCCTCACCAACATTCTGGATGCCCAGCTCATCAGCCAGTGGAGAGGGAATATGACCAGACTGACCCGCCTCCTGGTTCTGCCCAA GTTCTCCCTGGAGAGTGAAGTTGACCTCAGGAGGCCCCTGGAGAACTTGGGAATGATCGACATGTTTAGGCCAAACCAGGCGGACTTCTCAAGACTTTCAG ATCAAGAGCTTCTGTACGTGTCACAGGCGCTGCAGAAAGTGAAGATTGAGGTGAATGAGAGCGGCACGGTGGCGTCCTCCTCCACAG CCCTTATAGTCTCAGCCCGAATGGCCCCCGAGGAGATCATCATGGACAGACCCTTCCTCTTCGTGGTGCGGCACAACCCCACAG GAACTGTCCTTTTCATGGGCCAAGTGATGGAACCCTGA
- the AP1S1 gene encoding AP-1 complex subunit sigma-1A, whose product MMRFMLLFSRQGKLRLQKWYLATSDKERKKMVRELMQVVLARKPKMCSFLEWRDLKVVYKRYASLYFCCAIEGQDNELITLELIHRYVELLDKYFGSVCELDIIFNFEKAYFILDEFLMGGDVQDTSKKSVLKAIEQADLLQEEDESPRSVLEEMGLA is encoded by the exons ATG atgcGATTCATGCTGCTGTTCAGCCGGCAGGGGAAGCTGCGGCTACAAAAATGGTACCTGGCCACCTCAGACAAGGAGCGAAAGAAGATGGTTCGGGAGCTTATGCAGGTCGTTCTGGCTCGCAAGCCCAAGATGTGCAGCTTCCTGGAGTGGAGGGACCTCAAAGTTGTCTATAAGAG ATATGCCAGCCTCTACTTCTGCTGTGCCATCGAGGGCCAAGACAATGAGCTTATCACGCTGGAGCTGATCCACCGGTATGTGGAGCTCCTGGACAAATACTTCGGCAGC gtttgCGAGCTGGACATCATCTTCAACTTTGAGAAGGCCTACTTCATCTTGGATGAGTTTTTGATGGGGGGCGACGTCCAGGACACCTCCAAGAAGAGCGTGCTGAAGGCTATCGAGCAGGCGGACCTGCTGCAGGAG GAGGATGAGTCGCCGCGCAGTGTGCTGGAGGAGATGGGTCTGGCCTAG